The following coding sequences lie in one Arachis hypogaea cultivar Tifrunner chromosome 9, arahy.Tifrunner.gnm2.J5K5, whole genome shotgun sequence genomic window:
- the LOC112710803 gene encoding E3 ubiquitin-protein ligase IPI1, translating to MGLGMKYDEESKVVDDGGEGGGGGANSFDSVSCSICLDAVIDNGDRSLAKLKCGHQFHLDCIGSAFNMKGTMQCPNCRKIEKGQWLYANGGRSYHDYSMDDWTHDEDLYDLSYSEMSFGVHWCPFGNLARLPSSFEDGEFSSSAYHDILEGQHAVYAEHHNTVVNSVNHPCPYVAYFGAIHPSSSNSGGNVSEISTFSHWNGSSVHSDMPTSYTYPTLDLHYHSWEQHSPPFSTYSSRLVAGDRRSISPRTQRPSRGGSEVPRSSSYMHPPGGHSSSGSVSSVTSSMLPPYPGSNARSRDSVQALQAYYQSPMRTHVPSGSRRSGNHSGSPQIAPFSTSPDQSGFFFVPSSSSGRSSFPEDACLPSRYHAWEREHISSLSIVDRDSGWRQYHQTVGRSERSSNYRLRRASERMHSHNR from the exons ATGGGTCTTGGGATGAAATATGACGAAGAAAGCAAGGTGGTTGACGATGGAGGAGAGGGTGGCGGTGGTGGAGCTAATTCGTTTGATTCTGTCTCATGTTCAATTTGCCTTGACGCTGTTATCGATAATGGGGATCGATCGTTGGCTAAGCTTAAATGTGGCCATCAATTTCATCTTG ATTGTATTGGTTCAGCATTCAATATGAAAGGAACAATGCAATGCCCTAATTGTCGAAAGATTGAGAAAGGTCAATGGCTTTATGCTAATGGTGGCCGGTCATATCATGATTACAGTATGGATGATTGGACTCATGATGAGGACCTTTATGACCTTAGCTACTCTGAAATG TCCTTTGGAGTTCATTGGTGCCCATTTGGCAACTTGGCGAGACTTCCATCATCTTTCGA GGACGGAGAATTTTCATCAAGTGCAT ATCATGATATACTGGAAGGACAACATGCTGTATATGCTGAGCATCATAACACAGTTGTAAATTCTGTTAATCATCCTTGCCCATATGTTGCATATTTTGGAGCAATACATCCATCTTCCTCCAACTCAGGTGGAAATGTTTCAGAGATTTCCACCTTCAGTCATTGGAATGGTTCATCTGTGCATAGTGACATGCCCACTTCCTACACGTATCCTACTTTGGATCTTCATTATCATAGTTGGGAACAACATTCCCCTCCTTTCTCTACATACAGTAGTCGTCTAGTTGCCGGTGATCGCCGGTCGATATCTCCTCGGACTCAAAGGCCATCCAGGGGTGGCTCAGAGGTACCAAGATCAAGTTCTTATATGCATCCTCCTGGGGGTCACAG TTCTTCAGGTTCTGTGAGCTCAGTTACTTCCTCAATGCTACCTCCTTATCCTGGTAGCAACGCTCGATCCCGTGATAGTGTTCAAGCGCTTCAAGCTTACTATCAATCACCAATGCGAACACACGTTCCTTCTGGATCCCGAAGATCTGGTAATCATAGTGGATCACCTCAAATTGCACCATTTTCCACATCACCGGACCAAAGCGGTTTCTTTTTTGTCCCATCAAGTTCTTCAGGTCGTAGTAGTTTTCCAGAAGATGCATGTCTCCCAAGTCGCTACCATGCTTGGGAACGAGAGCACATATCTTCTTTAAGCATTGTTGATAGAGATTCAGGCTGGAGACAATACCACCAAACTGTTGGTAGGTCAGAACGCTCTAGCAACTATCGATTAAGGCGTGCATCCGAAAGAATGCATTCCCATAATCGATGA